The genomic region agcctgggcaggataTGGCTTTGCTGGCCATGCACAAGTTTCCTACAGCTTTGGGTATGATGGATATGGTgatgaaaacctccaaacaggagaggttacagagggaaaagtacATGGGTCTGTAGAGGTCTCTTTCAGCAAGAACGAGGGGATGATCGGCAGGTTTGCCCCTAAGATCACCAGGTACGAAGCCAGGAGAGCTATTGCCATGAGGGACTCCtgatggtggagggaggggaagcccaaGAGAAGGAACTCTGTGACAGTCGTATGGTTCAACATTTCTGCATCCgagctgcagtggtggggggCGTGGGGAGAATAACCCCATacatgaggacaggctgggacgtgagcagctgaggagaaggaccGGGGCACTACGAGGGATACCCTACAACCAGTAGCGTATGGTCCCTATGAACAAGGGCAGCTGCACGTGGGGCTGTGTTAGGAGGACTGTGGGCCACCCAGACAACTTGAGTGATCATCCCCcttgactcagcactggtgtggctcCACACACATGGGTGTGTCCCAGTGGGTGGCTCCCCAATTTGGAGAAGTCAGGAGGAACTAGAGAGTATCAAGTGCAGGTCTGCCAAGATGGGGTTCGGGACCAGGTACACATGACCTGTGTGGGGcagctgagggacctgggcagcacTGACCCAGAGGCTCAGAGCAGTATAGGATTAGCCTGAGACTGCTGGAAAGGTGGTTTCAGGGATGATGGAATCTTTTGTTCGTAGTGGGAAATGGCATGAGAAAGAACTTATAGCACaaagtgcagctggagaggtCCAGACTGGacacaaggaaagagaaatgtcacTCGAAGGGCGGTGCTGTGGTGTAAGAAGTCACCCAGAGGGAGACTGGATCAACCCAAGGCTTTGTGTTGCAAGGGACAAcgaggaaggatggagagataTCAGTAAAGAAAGATGCTCAGGTGAGAGCCAGGTGGGGTAGCAGGGTGGATGTCTACAGCCTGCAGAGAAGAGGTGCAGGTGTGGGAGACCGTAGGACAGCCAATGGTGGAGATGAGAGAGGGACGAAGAAAGTCAGAAAAGCCCCCAAGAGAgatcagctctttccctcctcggctgtggctgttgtctctgccactgacaCCCATGAGGAAGCACCTTGTCCTTACAGCACTCGGGGCTcattgcctccccttccccacctgggaGCCTGGGAGGTATCCTACCGtagtcctgccctgggcattgcccatccccacatcacaccgccccaggaagagccctgagcaatgTGTGAGGGACCGGATctcccttcccaggggctgggggtcagagCTTGGCCCTTTGCCTTTAGGTAACACATCCAGGGTTCCTCAGAATCTCTTCCTTCACAttgcctttgcctacctgtcaTCCCTGCCTGGAGTTTTCTGCTctaagcagcccctggggaggctttgtcagcAATGTCCCTCCGTGGGACCCATTAACGCTGCAAGAAACAGTGGAGATTGCATCAGACACtgacttcttgagaggtttcttcaaCTCCCTCTCACTATCTGAGGTTCATGGACTGGGCACCAAACCCACCTGAGGGGTCATTAATACACCTGgagctggtcctctgctgcgaggctgtgccgggctcctgggatggagggagctcatggcaagcaggcagcactgcggagagacagctctgcccaggagcagctcctctgcagagcgcagcagggctgagggcactgcctgcaggcaccgaggggagaggatcaaggcagagagaggttaaaggcagtctggggtgggaggacagaggcgagctcactggaggagaaatcttcacagcccttgacacggtaagtctctgggtgCAGGGCAATGCAGCTACAGTTCGTGGAGGGCTCTCGTAAAGCTGGCATGGTACCCAGGAATGTCACTCCTgtatagaggagaaggaggtgccccagagcagggcttccctgctgcaccatcagagggacagggcatgagggctgccttctgccagggacggctgcagggtgtgaaggtgggtgtgcagccaggggtgcccagggctgtccttccgagcagggtccctgcacccccggggctgggtgctggggcagggactctgccgcctgccagggtcagcactcagcctgcccggggagctccccacggcgctgtggggagaagctgggggtggaaggagagaccagtgcaatggcagggtccttctgctgttgagagggtgctgtgtgggtcagggctgaTCACAGCTCCAGATCACTCTGGGGACATTTGCAGAGGGTTGTTCACCTCCTCAGCAGCTGGACCTCCAGCGTAGGACCAGTGCATGTGTCCTACAGTCGATACACAACAAATATGCTAAAAACAAGTGCCCTGCAGTGTTGCTATCTGTGAGGTGGAGAGCACGGCTGGGTAAGGGGACGGCTTCACTGCCTGCCCATCAgcctttctctccttgcttcagtttttcagacCACAGACATATTACGTATTTCTACACCTGCCTGTGGTGCTCTCAAATCTCAGGAGTTGGTTTGGAGGGTGAAGGTCAGCTTCTGTTTTGACTTCAAGTCTGGGGACACTGCGCCAGGTATGTCTTCATGGCAGGTAGGTGCctcagttttttttaaactgtgaggCACCATGTCGCTCAGTTGGTGGGGTTGGGGAATGAGCTGACTCAGTCCTCATTCAGCTGAGGGAGGGGGATTTCTATGGGAAATGGCATAGGTTTTTCATCAGAGAAGTCCTTCTCAACTTGtcactgcctttttctccttgcacaGGTCCCCATgcctggaggaagaaaatgtccaacagcagctctatcacccagttcctcctcctggcattcgcagacacgtgggagctgcagctcttgcacttctgcctcttcctgggcatctacctggctgccctcctgggcaatggcctcatcatcactgCCATAgtctgcgaccaccacctccacagccccatgtacttcttcctcctcaacctcctcgacctgggctccatctccaccactctccccaaagccatggccaattccctctgggataccagggccatctcctactcaggatgtgctgcccaggtctttctgtttctctttttcattgcaGCAGAGTTTTATCTTCTGACCATCATGGCCTACgaccgctacattgccatctgcaaacccctgcactacgggaccctcctgggcagcagagcttgtgtccacatggcagcagctgcctggggcagtgggttgctcaatgctgtgctgcacacagccaatacattttcactaccactctgccaaggcaatgccttggaccagttcttctgtgaaatcccacagatcctcaagctctcctgctcagactcctacctcagggaagttgggcttatTGTGGTTACtgcttgtttcagttttgggtgttttgttttcattgtgctgtcctatgtgcagatcttgagggccgttctgaggatcccctctgagcagggaccgcataaagccttttccacgtgcctccctcacgTGGCTGTGGTGTCCCTGTTCCTCAGCACCATCATGTTttcctacctgaagcccccctccatctcttccccatccctggacctggtggtgtcatttctgtactcggtggtgcctccagcagtgaaccccctcatctacagcatgaggaaccaggagctcaaggatgccatCAAGAAATGGTTTTCACGGACACTTTTCAACAGCTGAGACCTGCCATCTCTCTTCACACATGATTCCCAGTGCATCCTGTAATGTGTTAGAGCTTTGTTTATTCActctgttgctggttttgttgttgttatttctccCTATCATTTTCCTGCATGACTCTTTGGATTTGTCCCGCTACACCTGAGGCAGGAATGTGCTCTCTCTCACCTGGACACCTCAGAGAAATTTGTGTAACTCTGGCTCATATCTGACTCTCTCACACTAGCTCTGtaataaaatgggatctccccTGCACGCTGCCTGCACGGTTggctcttcttccaaagctggTGTTAAGAAGAACAAAAGCCCAAAAGGGCTCATTGATCCACGGATTTGGGAGCAAAAACCTCCTTGTCACATCATGCCCTTTTAGAGACCAAGGGATGGATTTTGAACtgatctctgtgtgtgtctagTGACAGTGGGGATGGTGAGTGTCACTGAGGGACATACCCAGGGCAGAGCCATCAGGGTGAGCATCTCCTGCCTCGAGCAGGAGGGACGGACAAGACAATGGTcaagtctcttccaacctgagtTATTCTGTCATGCAGTGAGTCTTTTCCATGAAGATAGGataggcagaggaaggagaaaagagagagaggcagaagtaGAGAGATGAAATGTGCCAATATAAAGACAGTAGTTCTTCGGAGCAATGCTTCTCCAATTGAACAAAAGTaagagaatttattttgctaagGGGCTGCATAAAACAATTAACAGAGAGCAAGGGCGTGTAATCAGCTTGCCAGTACATGCTCTTGCTGCTGTTAataaaaaactatgaaaaaaaatcatgaaatttCATGAAAAGCCAGCCATGCtggaaaggaagatttttccaGCTATTACATTGAggtcttttctgcagagctgtcaaGTTTCTCCTAAAAATCTACATGCAGGGCTGGATTCAGTTACCCACACAGAGATGGTCGCTGCCCTTTGGAGCTGAAGCACCCACGTGGGAAATGCGTCCCAGGACGTCTGGGAGCCCTTCTGGAGCCtgagctggcaggcaggcagagtaCCTCGGGGTGGTGGAAGGCATCACCTGCCTTCAACACTGCTGGGCAGACTGCGACGAGgcctctccagcacagcagcacgtTGTGTCCCCTTGGGTGCTGGCTGTGAGGTCAGGTCTGAGCAGCCAGCAGTGGGGAGACAGATACTCTGAGGTCTTGAAAGCCATTGCAATGCTGGACCCAACAAGATGACAGATTTGGGGAGGTCAGGGGGAGCTGGGACAAGAtttggaggagggcagagaggtTTGGCCAACAAAGATGAAAggttttgaagaggaaagatgCGTTTGGGTAATCCTGATGCCACTGTGATACTGACTGAGAAAACATTCACGTGAGGCCTTTACCCTCTTTCTAAGCAGTAACCTGAAGCCCTAACCCTACCCTGATATGGCACCCTTCACCCTGACAGGAATCCACTGCTCTAATCCCTAACCTCAAACCTTACCTCTAAACCAAAGCCCCAAACCAGAAACTCCTCCTCCTACCCTGTTTCTCACTCCAATTCCCAGCCTTTATCCCTGCCATTAAATGCTAGCCTTGACCCtcaccctccccacagccctacACAAACCCTAATCCACAAAGCGAGCCCCTCCCCTGGCACTAACTGGACACCCTCAGCAGAACACCAAACCCTCCCCAAAGCCCAACAGGGCCAAGGTCTTTGTCCTCTGGGCTATGGCAGTTGCCTCTGCTACTGACGCCTACCAGGAGAAACCCGGAGGCTCTGGACTTTGGTTCTTCCTCGCCCCTTCTGGGGAGGTTGGGAAGTGttgtgctgtttttctgcacTTGGCATTGCTCATCCTcacatccccctgcccccaggaagagccctgagccaCACGTGAgggaccagctctgcctgcccagggcctggggctcagggtttggcctttctgcttcatctAACAATCCAAGGGCTTTCTCAGCATTACAGCcacctgcacagtgcctttgcctcccTGCAATCACAGCCTCCAGTTATCGGCTCTAACGAGTCCCTGGGGAGGCTCTGTCAgtaatggccctcagtgggACCCATTAATGCTTCAAGGTTCtttagcttttgcttctgcctttgacTTCTTGAGAGGCTTGATCACTCTCATCATCAGAGGTTCATGGACTACAGACCCAAATACACCGTGGGGCTCATTAAAGTACAGAAAGCCCTAACGAGCTATTTCCCTGCATGACactttcttcaagtcttcaagACTTGTGCAGCTAATTGGAATCATTTCATAGTCTAGTTaaagaggaagatttcaaagtgcccctaataaaaaatacattttttaaaatgttatatgttattcctttcattttaaagaagagGTGACAGCAGCATTCTCCAGTTGATATTGACCCAGAGTGTCgaggaggaaaagcagtcccTTGAGGCCTGACACTGCACGGACACccttgctcctcacctccccagccccaccatttctgtccttggccacctgggacTTGCCTCACTTTGCCTTCCGTCAGACTTCTCGGGACTCTGGGAGCTGAATGTTACAGCGCCATTGCACCACCTCCCACCTGCTTTCCTTAGAGAACTGCCTGCACACCGGCACAGAGGGAATGTTCCTCTTtgcaagcaaagagaaggaaagcaaggaaaagtttCATAAACATTAAAACGCACTCCTCAACCACACGTAAAGTACAAGCTAGGTCTCATGAGGCTGACTTTCTACAAGGGATAATCTCATGAGAAATGCTTTAGATAGGGAgatacaaaaaagtaaatatcaaCGTAATTAAAGAGTTGGCTCTTAAAGAGAGACAATTAGACTACTGAAGGACAGGCCGGCTTTTAGtccctgaagctcaaagcagcagcGTAGGTGAGAGGTACCAGAATgaacaaagagaaagggaaggagaaaactggagaataaTGGAAAGGGCCTTTGCCCAGGCAGTCTGCATCTGAAACGACGATTTTAGAAATGGTCTTTGTATCAGGGCAGGGGAAAGTCAATGAAAgatcagagaaatgaaatacagcGTAGGACAGGCAGAAGAGTGGTACTGTTGTTACAGGGGAAGGTCAGCATTTCCTTGGAATATGccttttgaaaggtcatgggATTGGTAGAGGTCTCTTGTGAGTGAGGACAAAGCAATGGTGCACCCCTCTTGGAAGGAGGCCAAAAGTGCACCCCAGGGAACCCCAGGCTGTACAAGctcacttcacagaatcacagaatcacagaatcactaaggttggaaaagacctgtaagatcatcaagtccaaccatcaacctacaaacaccaccatgcccattaaaccatgtctcacaatgccacatccacacgttccttgaaaacctccaaggatggtgactccagcacttccctgggcagcttattccattgccttaccactctctcagtaaagaaattttttctaatatggagtctaaacctcccctggtgcaacttgaggccatttcctcttgtcctgtcactagtcacttgggagaagaggccaacacccacctc from Gavia stellata isolate bGavSte3 unplaced genomic scaffold, bGavSte3.hap2 HAP2_SCAFFOLD_42, whole genome shotgun sequence harbors:
- the LOC132321498 gene encoding olfactory receptor 14C36-like yields the protein MSNSSSITQFLLLAFADTWELQLLHFCLFLGIYLAALLGNGLIITAIVCDHHLHSPMYFFLLNLLDLGSISTTLPKAMANSLWDTRAISYSGCAAQVFLFLFFIAAEFYLLTIMAYDRYIAICKPLHYGTLLGSRACVHMAAAAWGSGLLNAVLHTANTFSLPLCQGNALDQFFCEIPQILKLSCSDSYLREVGLIVVTACFSFGCFVFIVLSYVQILRAVLRIPSEQGPHKAFSTCLPHVAVVSLFLSTIMFSYLKPPSISSPSLDLVVSFLYSVVPPAVNPLIYSMRNQELKDAIKKWFSRTLFNS